TGGACGGCGCGTACGGCGCTCCGGCGATCCTGAGCAGCCGCCACGGTCGCGAATTGAGCGCCCTCGCGCGGGCAGACAGCGTTGCGCTCGATCCACACAAGTGGCTCTGTGTGCCGGTCGAAGCCGGGCTCGTGCTCGTGCGTGATGGCGAGATGATGCGTGCGGCATTCAGCCTCGTTCCACCCTACCTTCGCACGGACGGCAGCCCGACGGGCGTAGGCGGGCTGCCGTGGTTCAGTGAGTATGGCTTTCAACAGACGAGAGGCTTTCGAGCCCTCAAGGTCTGGATGGCGCTGAGGTACCACGGGGTCGAGGGCTACCGCCGTGCCATCAACGGGAATATCGCGCTGGCCGAGCAGCTCGCCGCGGCGATGAGGGAGGAGCCGGAGCTCGAGGTACGCGAGCCGCAAAGCCTGAGCGTCGTTTGCTTCCGTTACGTGCCGCGAGGGTTGCGCAAGGAGCAGGACGCGGATGCGCTCGACAATCTGAACAAGACGCTGCTGGAGCGGCTGCAACTCGGCGGCCAAGTATTCCTCTCGAGCACCGTCATGCGGAGCACGTTCTGGTTACGAGCCTGCATCATCCATCCGCGGACGTCAGAAGCAGATATCCGCTCGCTGGTCGAAATCGTCAAGACGACCGGCCTCCAGCTGTATCGGTGATCAAAGTGCTGTTACTGTCACCACTCGATAGGGCGCCGGTCGCGGAAGAATCGTCCCGTCGGACCGTTGTCCGGTAGCGTGGCGAGCCACACGGTTGTGTCGACGCCCTGCTCGACGGACCGAGGTGCGGCGGGGCCGCCCATGTCGGTTCGCACCCAACCGGGATCGACGGCATTCGCGAGGACACCGCGACTACTGTAGGTTTGCGCGAGGATGCGCGTGAAGGCGTTCAGCGCCGCCTTCGAAATCGAGTACGCCGGCGCGTAGGTGGACATGCTCGCGAGCTGGCCGGCGCCGGACGATACGTTGACGATTCGTCCGTAGCCGTTCGCCGCCATCGGAGGCACGAACAGGCGGCAGACCTCGATCACGCCGAACAGATTCGTCTCGAAGGTCCGCAAGAGCTCGTCGGCGGGAATCGAGAGCACGGCAGTGCTCTCGGAAAACAGCACAGCCGCGTTGTTCACGAGAACATCCACAGCGCCGTAGCGCTTCACGGCCACCCGATGAGCGGCCTCGATGCTGGCGCGGTCGGTGACGTCCATCCGCACCACGATTGCGCTCCCTGCGGCAAGGTCGAGCCCTCGTCGTGCCCGCTCGGTTGCATCTTCGTCCCGGCCGGTCATTACTACCCGCATGCCGCGCCCCAGCAGTTGGCGGCATGTCTCCAATCCGAGTCCGCGATTTGCGCCGGTCACGAGCGCCACACGCGCATTGGCTGTGCTCATCTCGATCACCCACGATCACGGCTCCGACGATGTTCATCAATGGTGGAACCGTGGCTCGTTGAGCGGCTCAGCTTCGCTCGTAAAACGGCGGGGGCTCGACGCCCAGCGCGCGGAGGTACACGTAGCCCTGGCCGCGGTGATGAATCTCGTTGTCGATGACGTAGAGGATGAGATTGTACAGCGTGTCCGTGTACTGCCCGAACGCCGTGATGGTCTCGGCAAATCCCTCCGGAGGGATCTGCGGCCAGAGAGCGTTCAGTTGCTCCGTACTCTCATCCCAGAGTTGGAGCACTTCCTGTTTCGGCCGCGAATCGCGGCTGCTCGGCGCGTTCCAGTCGCCGGTGACCGCGCCGCGGACCATCGGTCCAGCCATGCTGAGCATCTCCATCGCGAGCCCGCCAAAGGGACGCATCCCGCCCAAGGAGAAGCTGAAGAGCTTGTCGTTGGGAAAGGCATCGATGACGCGCCTGGTGAGCCGGCGATGCCCCTGCCAGTGCGCGAGCAGGGCGTCGGGCGTGATGAAGGGTATCGATTCAGTGGGCACGAGACCTCCTGTGTGCGCCCATTATCCTTCGTCTTGGCTGCGAAGGAGTCAGTCGGCACGAAGGCTCACCAGACAGGGCTTGATTTTGATTACTCAAATTTTATACTATGTGTATTCAAAATGTCTGATGGCGAGGCGTCAAAACCTACGCGCAGGCACCGTTGATTCAGGAGGATGTATTGCGTGGCGTCACAACGTGGATAGGGCTGGCTCTCGCCGGTGCGATGTCGATTGGCGCTGCTGCTGCAGCTGCGCAGCCACCACCTGTGGGATCCAGTCGTCCCTTCGAGATCCTCGACAACTCGTTTCTCGTTGAAGAGGCGTTCAATCAAGAGCCTGGAGTGTTTCAGAACATCGTGGGTTTCAGACGCACGGCGGACGAGTGGGAGCTCGCCTTCACGCAGGAGTGGCCGATCGGAAGTCAGGCACACCAGCTCTCGTTCACGATCCCTGCCGTCGGACAATCGACCGAGAATGGCATCGGTGACGTGTTCCTCCACTACCGATTTCAGCTAACCAATGAGGCGCCTGGGCGGCCAGCGATCTCGCCGCGCTTGAGCCTGATTCTACCGACGGGCAACGACGATACCGGACTTGGGGCGGGGCGGGCTGGCGTGCAGGTCAACCTGCCGTTCAGCCAGCAGGCCGGCGATCTCTACTTTCACTGGAACGCCGGGCTCACCTATCAAGAGCAGAACCGTGCAAGTCGTGGGACCGTGGAGGACGCGAGTGGGTTCACACCGCATCTCGCGGCGAGCGCCATTTGGCGTGTGAAGCCGATGGCCCATCTGATGCTCGAGACCACGGCAGAGTTTCCGGACGAGCTCGATGAGCGGACCTCGCAGGCAGAGCGTAGCGCATCTTGGACCGTCGCACCTGGACTGAGGGGTGGATGGAACCTCGGCGACACACAGATCATCATCGGCGTTGCCGTACCGGTGGTGCTGAACGACGACCGTACCGACGTCAGCGGTCTCGTGTACTTCTCGTATGAGTTGCCCTTCACGCGAGGGGGCTGAACAGCTTTCTGGATCCGCTGACAATGCGGCCGTATTTATGCTCCGGGCCACTTGGTTGGCCGCGGGCGGTAGTGGCGTCCTCGTCCCGACACCAGGCGTGGGTCCAGCCTCCGTCGCCGGCGCGACCGTCGCGCGCGTGCGAGAGATGAGACTCATATCGAGGACTGTCAACGATCGATTGGCATTCCAAAAGGACCAATGTTCACGCCTTCTACTGGGCCAATTTAGAGTAGAGGCAGCCCCAAGCCGGGCCACTCGGTGACCAACTACAGACTCTTGGCGAGCGCGACCAGTTGTTCGAGCGCTTTCCCCCAACCGTCCTGAAATCCCATTTCGTCGTGCCGTCTGCGGTCCTCCTCGTCCCCGTGCATCGCCAGCGCGGTGTACTTCGTGCCGCCGTTCCCATGCGGCGCCAGCGTGATGACCGCCGTGAACGACGGGACCTCGCTCGTCCGGTTGGATGGCCGGTAGCCCGGTCCCAGCGCGACCGTCCACACCAGCTTTTCGTTCTCGATCACCTCGAGATAACAGCCGACGTGAGGATACTGCTGTCCCTCCGGAGAGCGCATGACCGTGCGAAAGATGCCGCCGGGGTGAAGATCGATCTCGCAATCCACCGTTGTCCACGGGGCAGGAGTGAACCACTTCTTGATGTGATCCGGAGTAGTCCAGGCGGCCCAGACGAGCTCTCTCGGGACGTCGACGATGCGTTCCAACACGAGATCCAGCTTTGGGTTGGGTTCGTAAGGCGTTGGACGAGTCACTGCGTCTGCTCCTTTAGGTGATTGAGGTAGCTGTCCAGTTGATCGAGACGGCGCTCCCAGATCGCGCGCTGCCTCGCCATCCATTGCTCGGCACGCTTCAGCGGCTGCGGCACGAGCCGATACGTTCGGACACGTCCCGTCTTGTGGGACCGAACCAGTCCGCAGCTCTCGAGCACGTGGAGGTGTTGAGAGAACGACGGCAATGCCATCTTGAAGGGCCGCGCCAGCTCGCTGACCGGGGCAGGCCCGCTGCCCAGCCGTTCGAGGACAGCCCGCCTGGTCGGGTCGGTCAGGGCTTGAAAGACGCGACTGAGCTGATGGGATTGGTTAGGCATACGCCTAACTTTACGGGGCGGGCAATGGTTAGGTCAAGACCTCTCTTCTTGCTGGAGAAGCTGGGGCGGCCGCGGCGCTAAGAGTTTTTTTGGGGATACGTTCATCTATGTATAGTCGAGTGCTACACGATAGACAGGACAGGGTCGGCGCCCGAGGCGTGGCCGGTCGATCAGGTGGCGCTCGCACGCTCCGCAGCCTGACGCACGCGCCAGGCTTGCCACAGGTGACGTCGCTCGTGCGCGGCGATAACGTGCAGGCCTGTCGCCAGGCTGAATCGAACACCGCGAACAAACGGGTTGGGGAAGCGCACTCCAGCGAGGTCTATATCCGAGTACCGCCGCAGAAACGTACGCACATCGTCCTGCGATGCGACGAACCGACCGGCCGCATCGTCGAGCGGAGGCGAGACGCGTGGTCGAATACTCTGCGGCGCCTTCTGTCTGAATTTGGGCTTCACGGGTGGTTCGAGCGTGCGGACAAACCAGCTGCCGATCAGTCCCGGTCGTGCAGGTCGACGTCGCCGTCGGCCTTGCGCGAGCGCATGCTCGGCCGCTGGCTGCATCGCGTGCAGGTATACGCGGTTGGCGACAGCCAGATGATCAAGGCATTCCGCGACGCTCCACGAGCTGGCATCGGCGCGCCAAGCGCCCACCTCCTCGGTTAGACCAGCCACGAGCGCACGCGCGTCGCGCTCCGTGGCGTTCAACGCATCTTCCAGCGCCACGATGTCCGCTCGGTCGCCGTGCATACCTCCATATCCTAGGGTACGGAAGGTGGGGTTGTCCTTGACAGGACGCGGTCCGGTCGATCCGCGCCTCTACCCTCATCGTCATCGGCGACAGGGACATCGTCAGGCCGGAGCACGCGCTCGAGCTGACGCGCCTGATCCCTCGTGCACGATTGTTAATCGTGCCGGGCGGACACGGGGACTATCTCGGTGAAGCCGTGATGGCGCAGGACGACACCCACTATCCCGAGCTGATGGCACGGCTGATCGAGGCGTTTCTCGCGATGCCGTAAGTCGCGAATGCGAGGGGTTGTGGGGTCTGTGAGAGATGTGAACAATCAGGCACACAGTTCAGATATGTACAGTCTAGTGCTACACTATAGCGCGGACACGATAGAAGGCACAGCCAAACGCGCTCAGCGACGGCCTGCACCGTGCCTGCGCACCGCTCACGCCGAGTAGTGGGCGAGGCGTGTGTGGCCGACGCGCCCTCATAACGGAGCTGATCATGCTGCAACAACGCCGTATCGCTCGGATTGTCACCGTCCCTCCACTTACGCCAGGATTCGTCGGGCACGGTCACCTCGCTGCGCAAGTTGTGTCACCCGAGGACTTCGTGCTCAACGATCCGTTCATCATGCTCGCCGATGACCACCTCGACATCGCGGATCGCACTGTGGGCGAGCCGCACCCACACGCGGGATTCGAAACCGTGACGCTCGTCCTCGACGGCGCCATCTACGATCGTGACGAGGGCGGTATCATCAGGGCCGGCGAAGTCCAGTGGATGACGGCTGGCCGCGGTATCATCCACGGCGAGAACATCGTGACGAAGGGTCACGTCCGCCTGCTCCAGTTGTGGCTGACCTTACCAAAGGATCGGCGATGGACGACACCAGCGTTTCAGGACATTCACACCGACGCGGTTCCGGTCCGTCGTGAACATGGCGTGGAGGTGCGCGTCTATAGCGGTGCGTCCGGAAGCTACCAGTCGACCACGCGCAATCATGTCCCCGTCACGATGACGGAGGTCGCTATGGAGGCGCACACGTCTGTCGATCAGGACATTCCATCGTCCTTCAACGGATTCGTATACGTCCTCCGCGGCTCGGTCCGAATTGGGGAGAACACTGCGCTCCTCAGGGCTGGTCAGGTCGGGTGGCTCGATCGTCCCGAGGGCGAGGGCACGAGTCTGCTTCGCGTGGTTGCTGGCGAGGAAGGTGCGCGCCTCGTGCTGTATGCCGGCCAGCCTCAGCGCGACCCAATCGTCTCCCACGGGCCCTTCATCGGGGACTCGAAGGATGATATCGTCCGGCTCTACACCGAGTATCGCAGCGGGCGATTCGGGCGGATGAGCGATCTCGCACGTGTGGCGCGCATCACATGATCGTGAGACCCGGGATCAGGTGACACACGAATCCTGCACGATGTCGTGTGTCGCGCGTACGAGGCGGAGCGCATGACCGTCCACCGGGATCAGCGCCGGTCGCGTGCCTGTCCCCCGGTACAGCGAATGCAAATCCTGGCGTGCGGCATCGCGTCCAACCGGGCAACCGCGATCGGCTCGTCGCACCGCTGGCAGCGCCCGTAAGTCCCTTCATCCATCGCATCGAGCGCCTGCTCAACCAGCATACGCTCCTGCTCGTAGCGACGAATCAGCTCGGCCGACATCTGCTGCTGCTGCAACGCATCCTGGCGGGTGAGGCGGCCAATGGCCTTGTCTGGCGAGACCGGCTGATCGGCCCGTCGTCCTTCCTCGATCAAGCTCGTTAGCTCGGTCCGGCGCTGCTCCAATCGGCGACGGAATGCCGCCAACGCTGACGCCTCAAGCGCGGTGGTCATCGCAATCCTCCAGACGCAGGGTACGAGAGCGAGATCCCGGACGCTCGACCAGGAGCCACCCGGATCCAGTACTGAGCAACACGGACTATGGTCTCTGTTGCTCGTGACCAAAATGGATCGCGTGTGAGACGGCCACGCATCACGGCTGAATCAGTCGCGTCGGCTCGCCAGCGAACGTCAGGGTGAGCTTGTGCATGGCGCGGGTGCAGGCGACGTAGAGCAGGTTGCGATCCATGGACGTGTTGTAGTTCTGATCAGTCACATCGGGAACGATGACCTGGTCGAATTCCAGCCCCTTCGCCATGTGCGCGGTGCAGACGATGACCCCCCGCGCGAAGGACGTACTCTCTGCCGTCAACAGATGCACGTCATATCCTGCGTTGTTGATCGCTTCGTACAGCCGCGCCGCCTGCTTCTGCGTCTTGCAGATGATGCCGGCGGTGCCGTACCGCGAGCTGGCGAGCTCGCCAACCAGTTGGCTCACGTGATTGAGCTCCTCTGACGCGTTCTTGCACCTCAAGACCTCCGGCGTTTCGCCGTGACGCTCGATCGCGACCAGATCCGGGTTGGGCGAGATGCGTTGGGCGAACTGCGTGATTTCGTAGGTGGACCGGTAGCTCTTGCACAGATTCACGCACGCGGCCTGCGTGAACACCCGCTGGATGTCCTCCGCCTTCGATGAGCTGTAGGGGTTCACGGATTGGTTCGTGTCGCCAAGGATGGTCTTCTTGCAGGGGAACAACCTGGCGATCACGGCGTACTGCACCGGCGTGTAATCCTGCATCTCGTCGATCAGCAGATGCTTGACGTCCCTGCGCAAGGCGTCGATCCCCTCCAGGCGAAGTTTCAGATAGATCAGCGGGAAGACGTCCGCGTATTCGAGCGTCGCGTTCTTCGCCATTTTGAAGAGCTCCGGCGCCCCTATCCAGGCGAAGAGGTTCTTGTACGTGGCGCGCAAGCTTGACTGCTGATACATCTTCCTGACTGCCTTCTTCAGCTCGGTTCTTTCTTGGCTCCTCAGGTCGTGGTTGTGATGAAGCCCAATCCGGTGCTCGATCGCGCTGACCACACTGCCCAGACGCGCCGCGGCCGTGGCGCTGCGATGCCTTCTGAACGTCCTCTCGATGAACGCGGCCGGCACCCGGTGACCACCGAGCCACAGGTCCTCCGGCTGAAAGTAGCGCCGCTCCACATGATCGGCGTACTCGTTGAGCGTCTCGAGAAACTCCGGAGACGACTTGACCTCGATCCGCCGCCTCATGCCTGCGTCGCTGTTCTCGAGGAGTAGGGCTGTCTGCTCGATGAATGTCTGGAATCGGTGCTTCTGGCCCAGTAGTTCCCGGGCGAGTGTCTCCATCCCGATTTCGCCGATCGACTCTTCTCCCAACTCCGGCAACACGGTCGAGATGTAGTCGGCGAAC
Above is a window of Luteitalea sp. DNA encoding:
- a CDS encoding pirin family protein; protein product: MLQQRRIARIVTVPPLTPGFVGHGHLAAQVVSPEDFVLNDPFIMLADDHLDIADRTVGEPHPHAGFETVTLVLDGAIYDRDEGGIIRAGEVQWMTAGRGIIHGENIVTKGHVRLLQLWLTLPKDRRWTTPAFQDIHTDAVPVRREHGVEVRVYSGASGSYQSTTRNHVPVTMTEVAMEAHTSVDQDIPSSFNGFVYVLRGSVRIGENTALLRAGQVGWLDRPEGEGTSLLRVVAGEEGARLVLYAGQPQRDPIVSHGPFIGDSKDDIVRLYTEYRSGRFGRMSDLARVARIT
- a CDS encoding SDR family NAD(P)-dependent oxidoreductase, giving the protein MSTANARVALVTGANRGLGLETCRQLLGRGMRVVMTGRDEDATERARRGLDLAAGSAIVVRMDVTDRASIEAAHRVAVKRYGAVDVLVNNAAVLFSESTAVLSIPADELLRTFETNLFGVIEVCRLFVPPMAANGYGRIVNVSSGAGQLASMSTYAPAYSISKAALNAFTRILAQTYSSRGVLANAVDPGWVRTDMGGPAAPRSVEQGVDTTVWLATLPDNGPTGRFFRDRRPIEW
- a CDS encoding damage-inducible protein DinB encodes the protein MPFITPDALLAHWQGHRRLTRRVIDAFPNDKLFSFSLGGMRPFGGLAMEMLSMAGPMVRGAVTGDWNAPSSRDSRPKQEVLQLWDESTEQLNALWPQIPPEGFAETITAFGQYTDTLYNLILYVIDNEIHHRGQGYVYLRALGVEPPPFYERS
- a CDS encoding polyketide cyclase, translating into MDGEAARDLGAPSRSTGQLPQSPKGADAVTRPTPYEPNPKLDLVLERIVDVPRELVWAAWTTPDHIKKWFTPAPWTTVDCEIDLHPGGIFRTVMRSPEGQQYPHVGCYLEVIENEKLVWTVALGPGYRPSNRTSEVPSFTAVITLAPHGNGGTKYTALAMHGDEEDRRRHDEMGFQDGWGKALEQLVALAKSL
- a CDS encoding DUF664 domain-containing protein; translated protein: MHGDRADIVALEDALNATERDARALVAGLTEEVGAWRADASSWSVAECLDHLAVANRVYLHAMQPAAEHALAQGRRRRRPARPGLIGSWFVRTLEPPVKPKFRQKAPQSIRPRVSPPLDDAAGRFVASQDDVRTFLRRYSDIDLAGVRFPNPFVRGVRFSLATGLHVIAAHERRHLWQAWRVRQAAERASAT
- a CDS encoding TraR/DksA family transcriptional regulator, encoding MTTALEASALAAFRRRLEQRRTELTSLIEEGRRADQPVSPDKAIGRLTRQDALQQQQMSAELIRRYEQERMLVEQALDAMDEGTYGRCQRCDEPIAVARLDAMPHARICIRCTGGQARDRR
- a CDS encoding metalloregulator ArsR/SmtB family transcription factor — its product is MPNQSHQLSRVFQALTDPTRRAVLERLGSGPAPVSELARPFKMALPSFSQHLHVLESCGLVRSHKTGRVRTYRLVPQPLKRAEQWMARQRAIWERRLDQLDSYLNHLKEQTQ
- a CDS encoding AAA family ATPase, with the translated sequence MKAPETEEREHLAQVTDRLRQALQNIDARLKRYSREIQEEKTYLWESRADMDRVEKAFTRESIHQTVMTGEAALAHRTRLQKLLRSPYFGRFDFIQEGRAQPDAIYVGVHHFSDDRDTRTCVYDWRAPISTMFYDHETGPAHYESPSGSIRGEMVLKRQFRIRDGQLELMLETALTIVDDVLQEELSRASGDGMKQIVATIQRDQNAIIRNEDAQVLIIQGVAGSGKTSIALHRIAFLLYRFKDRLTSKDILIISPNRVFADYISTVLPELGEESIGEIGMETLARELLGQKHRFQTFIEQTALLLENSDAGMRRRIEVKSSPEFLETLNEYADHVERRYFQPEDLWLGGHRVPAAFIERTFRRHRSATAAARLGSVVSAIEHRIGLHHNHDLRSQERTELKKAVRKMYQQSSLRATYKNLFAWIGAPELFKMAKNATLEYADVFPLIYLKLRLEGIDALRRDVKHLLIDEMQDYTPVQYAVIARLFPCKKTILGDTNQSVNPYSSSKAEDIQRVFTQAACVNLCKSYRSTYEITQFAQRISPNPDLVAIERHGETPEVLRCKNASEELNHVSQLVGELASSRYGTAGIICKTQKQAARLYEAINNAGYDVHLLTAESTSFARGVIVCTAHMAKGLEFDQVIVPDVTDQNYNTSMDRNLLYVACTRAMHKLTLTFAGEPTRLIQP